One Mycolicibacterium pulveris genomic region harbors:
- a CDS encoding tetratricopeptide repeat protein, giving the protein MPNSCSVTESGRKAYVVQDRQGGNGGRRQRPSGTSAPRSSGPNRARRSQPKHDREPQRPAGPPIPEDIEANQLSPEIRRELTTLDRATADVVARHLVAAGARLVDDPEAALAHAKAAKSRASRIAAVREAVGIAAYHCGDWAQALAELRAARRMGSRSALLPLIADCERGVGRPERAIELARGDEAAQLTGDDADELRIVVAGARSDLGQHEQALAVLSSPPLDPARTGQTAARLFYAYAETLLALGRTGDALQWFIHAAAADVDGTTDAEERVTELS; this is encoded by the coding sequence ATGCCGAATTCTTGTAGCGTCACCGAGTCCGGTAGAAAGGCATACGTGGTTCAGGACAGGCAGGGCGGCAACGGTGGGCGCCGGCAACGACCTTCGGGAACGTCGGCACCGCGCTCGTCGGGCCCCAACCGGGCGCGTCGCTCACAACCCAAACACGACCGAGAACCACAGCGCCCCGCCGGGCCACCCATTCCCGAGGACATCGAAGCCAACCAACTCTCACCCGAAATACGCAGGGAACTCACGACTTTGGATCGCGCTACCGCCGATGTGGTGGCTCGGCATCTGGTGGCCGCCGGTGCGCGTCTGGTGGACGATCCCGAGGCGGCGCTCGCCCACGCCAAGGCCGCCAAGTCCCGCGCCAGCCGGATCGCTGCCGTACGCGAAGCCGTCGGCATCGCCGCGTATCACTGCGGCGACTGGGCGCAAGCGCTCGCCGAGTTACGGGCAGCGAGGCGAATGGGAAGCCGATCCGCGCTGCTGCCATTGATCGCCGACTGCGAACGCGGCGTCGGCCGTCCCGAACGCGCGATCGAACTGGCCCGCGGTGACGAAGCCGCCCAACTCACCGGCGACGACGCCGACGAACTGCGCATCGTCGTCGCCGGCGCCCGCTCCGATCTCGGGCAGCATGAACAGGCGCTGGCGGTGCTGTCGTCGCCGCCGCTGGACCCCGCCCGCACGGGGCAGACCGCCGCCCGACTCTTCTATGCATACGCCGAAACGCTGCTGGCTCTCGGCCGGACAGGCGACGCGCTGCAGTGGTTCATCCACGCCGCGGCGGCCGATGTCGACGGCACCACCGACGCCGAAGAGCGAGTCACGGAGCTCAGCTGA
- a CDS encoding TlyA family RNA methyltransferase, whose product MTRRARVDAELVRRGLARSRQQAAELIGAGRVSIDGMPAAKPATAVAVTANLTVEADERSWVSRGAHKLIGALDRFGLTVEGRRCLDAGASTGGFTEVLLDRGAREVVAVDVGYGQLAWSLRRDPRVTVAERTNVRELTAAAIGGTVDLVVADLSFISLSTVLPALTSCAAPDADIVPMVKPQFEVGKDRVGAGGVVTDPALRAEAVLAVARRATELQWHTVAVTASPLPGPAGNVEYFLHLRARTDAALQGDALVQAVADAVAEGPQ is encoded by the coding sequence GTGACGCGGCGGGCACGTGTTGACGCCGAGCTGGTACGACGCGGGCTGGCCCGCTCCCGCCAGCAGGCAGCCGAGCTGATCGGGGCGGGGCGGGTGAGCATCGACGGGATGCCCGCCGCCAAACCGGCCACCGCGGTCGCGGTCACCGCCAACCTCACCGTCGAGGCCGACGAACGCAGTTGGGTTTCGCGGGGCGCCCACAAACTGATCGGGGCGTTGGACCGCTTCGGGCTCACGGTCGAAGGCCGCCGCTGCCTGGATGCCGGGGCCTCGACCGGTGGCTTCACCGAGGTCCTGCTCGACAGGGGTGCCCGCGAAGTGGTGGCCGTCGACGTCGGCTACGGCCAGCTGGCCTGGTCGCTTCGCCGCGATCCGCGCGTGACGGTGGCCGAACGCACCAACGTGCGGGAGTTGACCGCCGCGGCGATCGGCGGAACCGTCGATCTGGTGGTGGCCGACCTGTCGTTCATCTCGCTGTCCACCGTGCTGCCCGCGCTCACCTCGTGTGCGGCCCCCGACGCGGACATCGTTCCGATGGTCAAGCCGCAGTTCGAAGTCGGCAAGGACCGCGTCGGCGCCGGCGGTGTGGTCACCGACCCGGCGCTGCGTGCCGAGGCGGTGCTCGCCGTCGCCCGGCGCGCCACCGAACTGCAGTGGCACACCGTCGCGGTGACCGCGAGCCCGCTGCCCGGACCGGCCGGTAACGTCGAGTACTTCCTACACCTGCGGGCCCGCACCGACGCCGCGCTGCAAGGCGACGCGCTGGTGCAGGCCGTCGCCGACGCCGTCGCGGAGGGACCGCAATGA
- a CDS encoding DNA-3-methyladenine glycosylase: MLSVDPLTAARRLLGATLVARGTSAMIVEVEAYGGPADGPWPDPAAHSFRGPGPRNWVMFGPAGRLYTYRSHGIHVCANVSCASDGVAGAVLLRAAALESGLEVAQHRRGDSVRPAALARGPGNLCSALGISMDDNGLDLFDPKSEIQLRLGDEREGAEGPRVGVSKAADRPWRLWLVGRPEVSLYRRSPRAPAPGHSY; encoded by the coding sequence ATGCTGAGTGTTGATCCGCTGACCGCGGCGCGCCGGCTTCTCGGTGCCACGCTGGTCGCGCGGGGGACCAGCGCGATGATCGTGGAGGTGGAGGCCTATGGCGGGCCCGCCGACGGTCCGTGGCCCGACCCCGCGGCGCACTCGTTTCGCGGGCCGGGCCCGCGCAACTGGGTGATGTTCGGCCCCGCCGGGCGGCTCTACACCTACCGCAGCCACGGCATCCATGTATGCGCCAACGTCTCCTGCGCGAGCGACGGTGTGGCGGGCGCGGTGTTGCTGCGGGCCGCCGCGCTGGAGTCCGGTCTCGAGGTGGCGCAGCACCGGCGGGGCGATTCCGTCCGTCCCGCGGCGTTGGCGCGAGGACCGGGAAACCTGTGCTCTGCGTTGGGAATCAGCATGGACGACAACGGACTTGACCTGTTCGACCCGAAAAGTGAGATCCAGCTGCGGCTGGGTGACGAGCGGGAGGGAGCCGAGGGACCGCGGGTCGGGGTGAGCAAGGCGGCCGACCGGCCGTGGCGGCTCTGGCTGGTGGGGCGGCCCGAGGTGTCGCTGTACCGGCGCAGCCCGCGGGCACCGGCTCCCGGCCACAGCTATTAG
- a CDS encoding HAD-IIA family hydrolase: MSALVEEHDCLLLDLDGTVFRGHEPTTGAVETLATVNARTLYVTNNASRAPDEVAQHLVAMGFTAAPDDVVTSAQSAANLLAEQLRPGAVVLVVGTDALAAEVRRVGLKPARNWSDGPVAVVQGHSPQTGWPDLAEAALAIRSGALWVAANVDLTLPSERGLLPGNGSMVAALRAATGAEPQVAGKPHPTLFADALARGGFRTPLVVGDRLDTDIAGANTAGLPSLMVLSGVSTADEVVRAPVGERPHYLAADLRSLYARPDALRIGAHPAWRVDLDSSEVLVSFTGRDPVEELSVVRATASAVWNAGLDGSAVTVTAGDDTARQALQRWSLLGPPHRLA, encoded by the coding sequence GTGAGCGCCCTTGTCGAGGAACACGATTGCCTGCTGCTCGATCTCGACGGCACGGTTTTCCGCGGGCACGAGCCCACGACCGGCGCCGTCGAGACCCTCGCGACGGTGAACGCCCGCACCCTGTACGTGACCAACAACGCGTCACGAGCGCCGGATGAGGTCGCCCAGCACCTCGTTGCCATGGGTTTCACCGCCGCCCCCGACGACGTCGTCACCAGCGCGCAAAGCGCCGCCAACCTGCTGGCCGAACAGCTGCGCCCCGGCGCGGTGGTGCTCGTCGTGGGCACCGATGCGCTGGCCGCCGAAGTGCGCCGCGTCGGATTGAAACCGGCCCGGAACTGGTCGGACGGGCCGGTGGCAGTGGTGCAGGGACATTCGCCCCAGACCGGCTGGCCGGACCTGGCCGAGGCGGCGCTGGCGATCCGCAGCGGTGCGTTATGGGTGGCCGCCAACGTGGACCTGACCCTGCCCTCCGAGCGGGGGCTGTTGCCGGGCAACGGATCCATGGTGGCGGCGCTGCGCGCTGCGACCGGCGCCGAACCGCAGGTCGCCGGTAAACCACATCCCACCCTGTTTGCGGACGCGTTGGCGCGCGGCGGCTTTCGCACGCCGCTGGTGGTCGGCGACCGGCTCGACACCGACATCGCGGGCGCCAACACGGCCGGGCTGCCGAGCCTCATGGTGCTCAGCGGCGTGAGCACCGCCGACGAGGTGGTGCGCGCGCCCGTGGGGGAGAGACCGCACTACCTGGCCGCCGACCTCCGTTCGCTCTACGCCCGCCCCGATGCGCTGCGCATCGGGGCCCACCCCGCATGGCGTGTCGACCTCGACTCCTCCGAGGTGCTGGTCTCCTTCACCGGCCGGGATCCGGTCGAGGAGCTCTCGGTGGTCAGGGCCACCGCCAGCGCGGTGTGGAACGCCGGTCTCGACGGCAGCGCCGTCACCGTGACCGCCGGCGACGACACCGCACGACAGGCCTTGCAGCGGTGGTCCCTGCTCGGCCCGCCGCATCGACTAGCGTAA
- the tyrS gene encoding tyrosine--tRNA ligase → MTSAGTSILDELEWRGLIAQSTDRDALAAELANGPVTVYSGFDPTAPSLHAGHLIPLLTLRRFQQAGHRPIVLAGGATGLIGDPRDTGERTLHTADTVAEWADRIRGQLERFVEFNDSATGAVVENNLSWTERLSAIEFLRDIGKHFSINVMLDRDTVRRRLEGEGISYTEFSYMLLQANDYVELHQRYGCTLQIGGSDQWGNIIAGVRLVRQKVGATVHALTTPLVTDSEGKKFGKSTGGGSLWLDPAMTSPYAWYQYFINTADADVVRYLRWFTFLAPEELAEMEQATAERAHERAAQRRLARELTTLVHGEAATRSVEHASQALFGRADLAELDEPTLAAALREASVAELKPGGPDTITDLLVASGLSPSKGAARRTVAEGGAYVNNARVDRDDWAPQPSDFLHGRWLVLRRGKRNFAGVERVG, encoded by the coding sequence GTGACTTCTGCGGGTACGTCCATCCTCGACGAGCTCGAGTGGCGGGGGCTGATCGCCCAGTCGACTGACCGGGACGCCTTGGCGGCCGAGCTGGCCAACGGCCCTGTCACCGTGTATTCGGGATTCGATCCCACCGCGCCGAGCCTGCACGCGGGCCATCTCATCCCGCTCCTGACGCTGCGCCGGTTCCAGCAGGCGGGCCACCGGCCGATCGTGCTGGCCGGCGGGGCCACCGGGCTGATCGGCGATCCGCGTGACACGGGTGAACGCACCCTGCACACCGCCGACACGGTCGCCGAGTGGGCCGACCGCATTCGCGGGCAGCTCGAGCGGTTCGTCGAGTTCAACGACTCGGCGACGGGCGCGGTGGTGGAGAACAACCTGTCCTGGACCGAGCGGTTGTCGGCGATCGAGTTTCTGCGCGACATCGGCAAGCACTTCTCGATCAACGTGATGCTCGACCGCGACACGGTCCGGCGCCGCTTGGAGGGCGAGGGCATCTCCTACACCGAGTTCAGCTACATGCTTCTGCAGGCCAACGACTACGTCGAACTGCATCAGCGGTACGGCTGCACGCTGCAGATCGGCGGGTCCGACCAATGGGGCAACATCATCGCGGGGGTGCGGCTGGTCCGGCAGAAGGTCGGTGCGACCGTGCACGCGTTGACCACGCCGTTGGTCACCGATTCCGAGGGCAAGAAGTTCGGCAAGTCGACCGGTGGCGGCAGCCTCTGGTTGGACCCGGCGATGACGAGCCCGTATGCCTGGTACCAGTACTTCATCAACACCGCGGACGCCGACGTGGTCCGATATCTGCGCTGGTTCACGTTCCTGGCGCCCGAGGAACTGGCCGAGATGGAGCAGGCGACGGCCGAACGCGCGCACGAACGCGCAGCGCAGCGTCGGCTGGCGCGTGAACTCACCACGTTGGTCCACGGCGAGGCGGCCACCCGCTCGGTCGAGCATGCCAGCCAGGCGTTGTTCGGCCGGGCTGACCTGGCCGAACTGGACGAGCCGACGCTGGCGGCGGCGCTGCGGGAGGCGTCGGTCGCCGAGTTGAAACCGGGCGGGCCGGACACGATCACCGACCTGTTGGTGGCCAGCGGCCTGTCTCCGAGCAAGGGCGCCGCGCGGCGCACGGTCGCCGAGGGCGGCGCCTACGTCAATAACGCCCGGGTCGACCGCGACGACTGGGCGCCACAGCCCTCGGACTTCCTTCACGGACGATGGCTGGTGCTGCGCCGGGGGAAGCGGAATTTCGCCGGCGTCGAACGCGTTGGGTGA
- a CDS encoding NAD kinase — MTERAVLLVAHTGREDVTEVARRVHKVLGDNGIGLRMLSAEAVDRGPVQLSPDEMRALGAGIEVVDAHERAAEGCELVLVLGGDGTFLRGAELARNVEIPVLGVNLGRIGFLAEAEADSIDNVLERIIKRDYRVLDRMTLDVVVRHDGKIVHRGWALNEASVEKGPRLGVLGAVLEVDGRPVSSFGCDGVLVATPTGSTAWAFSAGGPIVWPDLEAILVVPNNAHALFARPMVTSPDAAIAIEIEGHGHDALVFCDGRREMVVPAGGRVEVTRCGTPVKWVRLDSAPFTDRLVRKFRLPVTGWRGQ, encoded by the coding sequence ATGACCGAGCGCGCCGTTCTCCTTGTGGCGCACACCGGACGTGAGGATGTCACCGAGGTGGCTCGCCGTGTGCATAAGGTCCTCGGCGACAACGGAATCGGGTTGCGCATGCTGTCAGCCGAAGCGGTGGACCGCGGGCCGGTGCAACTCTCACCTGACGAGATGCGCGCGCTCGGCGCCGGAATCGAAGTGGTGGATGCTCACGAACGGGCCGCGGAGGGCTGCGAACTGGTTCTGGTCCTCGGCGGCGACGGCACTTTCCTGCGCGGTGCCGAGCTGGCCCGCAATGTCGAAATCCCGGTCCTGGGAGTCAATCTGGGCCGGATCGGCTTTCTGGCCGAGGCCGAGGCCGACTCCATCGACAACGTTCTGGAACGCATCATCAAGCGCGACTACCGGGTCCTGGACCGCATGACCCTCGACGTCGTCGTGCGTCACGACGGCAAGATCGTGCACCGTGGCTGGGCCCTCAACGAGGCGAGCGTGGAAAAAGGGCCCCGGCTCGGCGTGCTCGGTGCGGTGCTCGAGGTGGACGGACGCCCGGTGTCGTCGTTCGGCTGTGACGGCGTGCTGGTCGCGACGCCGACCGGATCCACCGCGTGGGCGTTCTCGGCGGGCGGGCCGATCGTATGGCCGGACCTGGAGGCAATCCTGGTGGTGCCCAACAATGCTCACGCCTTGTTCGCGCGGCCGATGGTCACCAGCCCCGACGCGGCGATCGCGATCGAGATCGAGGGCCACGGCCACGACGCGCTGGTGTTCTGCGACGGCCGCCGTGAGATGGTCGTGCCGGCCGGCGGCCGCGTCGAGGTCACGCGCTGCGGCACCCCGGTGAAGTGGGTCCGCCTTGACAGCGCACCGTTCACCGACCGTTTGGTGCGCAAGTTCCGGTTGCCGGTCACGGGGTGGCGCGGGCAGTAG
- a CDS encoding ABC transporter ATP-binding protein, with protein sequence MMTSSYDEFPTRGLVPAIDIAGLHVVRGKRVALDDVTVRVARGTITGLLGPSGCGKTTLMRCIVGTQIVAAGTVTVLGHPAGSAGLRHRVGYVTQDATIYDDLRVIDNARYFASLYGTDAEAAEDAVAAVGLQDHRTALCGNLSGGQRTRASLACALVASPDLLVLDEPTVGLDPVLRVELWQQFRRLAERGTTLLISSHVMDEADHCGDLLLLREGSLLAHTTPTRLREDTGCQSLEEAFLSVIERSTAAASAVG encoded by the coding sequence ATGATGACTTCATCGTATGATGAATTTCCTACGCGGGGCCTCGTCCCGGCGATCGACATCGCGGGCCTGCACGTCGTCCGCGGCAAGCGCGTCGCGCTCGACGACGTGACCGTGCGGGTCGCTCGCGGCACGATCACCGGATTACTCGGCCCCTCGGGCTGTGGCAAGACCACCCTGATGCGCTGCATCGTCGGCACCCAGATCGTCGCCGCGGGAACCGTCACGGTCCTCGGCCATCCGGCGGGGTCCGCCGGACTGCGGCACCGCGTCGGCTACGTCACGCAGGACGCGACGATCTACGACGACTTGCGGGTGATCGACAACGCCCGCTACTTCGCCTCGCTGTACGGCACCGATGCCGAGGCCGCCGAAGACGCCGTCGCTGCGGTCGGCCTACAGGATCATCGAACCGCCCTGTGCGGCAACCTTTCCGGCGGCCAGCGCACCCGCGCGTCGCTGGCCTGTGCGCTGGTCGCCAGCCCCGATCTGCTTGTGCTCGACGAACCCACCGTCGGGCTGGATCCGGTGCTGCGCGTGGAGCTGTGGCAGCAGTTCCGCCGGCTCGCCGAGCGCGGGACGACACTGCTGATCTCGAGTCACGTGATGGACGAAGCCGACCATTGCGGCGATCTGCTGCTGTTGCGGGAGGGTTCTCTGCTCGCCCACACCACCCCGACCAGGCTACGAGAGGACACCGGATGTCAGTCGCTGGAGGAAGCGTTTCTGTCCGTCATCGAGCGCAGCACCGCAGCCGCCAGCGCGGTCGGCTGA